The DNA sequence GTGTGCTGTGTGTGCACAGACAGGCAAAACCCGGTAAAAGCGTGTGAAGATTGGTCCGGGCTCGTGCGGCCGATATTGTTTTAGCGCTCCGAAATATCTGGAAAAATGCAAATAAATCAAATCTACGGGTTTTCTGTTGCCCCTATGATGGACTGGACGGACCGGCATTGCCGGGCATTTCACCGGTGCCTGTCGAAACGGGCCTTGCTCTGGACGGAGATGGTGACGGCGGATGCCGTGATCCACGGTAACCGGCAGCGCCTGATCGGCTTCAACGAGGCGGAGCATCCGGTCGTGCTTCAGCTTGGCGGCAGCGACCCGCAGAAGCTGGCCGAAGCGGCGCGCATCGCTGAAGGCTTCGGCTATGACGAGGTGAACCTCAATTGCGGGTGCCCGTCCGACCGGGTGCAGTCGGGCGCGTTCGGGGCGTGCCTGATGGCGCAGCCGGATCTCGTGGCAGACTGCGTTGCCGCAATGAAGGCGGCGGTCTCCATTCCCGTAACCGTGAAGTGCCGGATCGCCATTGACGATTTGCCGGCGCGCGAAACCCTGTTCACCTTTATCGACAAGGTGTCTGCCGCCGGGTGCGAGGTCTTCACCGTGCATGCCCGGAAAGCCTGGCTGAAAGGGCTTTCGCCGAAAGAGAACCGGGACATTCCCCCGCTCGATTATGATCTGGTCGCCGATCTGAAGACGGCCCGGCCGGACCTGACCATCATTCTGAATGGCGGCATTCCCGACATAGCGGCGTGTGCGGAGCACCTGCAACGCTTCGATGGCGTCATGCTGGGCCGGGCGGCTTACCAGACGCCCGCCATTCTGGGGGAGGTCGATGCAATTCTGTTCGGGCAGGGGGAGGTCGTTTCGCCCTTTGAGGCGGTCGAGGCTTACCGCCCTTATATGGCGGCACGGCTGGAAGCAGGGGACGGACTGCATGGCATGACCCGCCACATGCTGGGTCTTTTCAATGGCCGGCCGGGCGCGCGCCTGTGGCGGCGGACCCTGTCGGAACGCGCCCCGCGCGAAGGGGCCGGGCTGGATGTGCTCGATGCCGCGCTGGACGCCGTGAAAGATCACGCCCCGGCCTGACACCAAATTTGTTCTTTATTTGTTCGTTTCTGCGTGTTAACCATTTTCCCGCTGGAAGGGATAAGGGAATTGAATAATTAAACGACGAAGTTGACCCACTCCTTTTGAGTGGCGCCGGTCAGTGCGCAGAATTTGAATTGACGAAGTTAGTGGCACTACATCTGTAGTTTTCGTCTAACACCAAGCAGTATCAAAAAGAGTGTTGTGATTGATAGCAACGACTGTGCTAGCGATATTGATTTGAACGCATATGCGCCGTCGTTTAGCGCAAGGGATGTATAGCAATAGGATGACATTGAATGGCTGTTAGTTTGGGCCATTGCATCACCTCTTGTACATTCGCTAATGATATCCTTGGTTGGCCTACTGAAGACCGGGTTTAAATGGTAGAAGGGGCGGGTTTGCCCTTCAATGGCGACCCATGCTGCTGGGGCTATGCGATCGGAAAAATTCTCTGGAAGATCCTCGTCCGGGATGAGTGCGTAGAGCGCAAAGGAAATAACTCCAATGCTAAGGAAAGCTAGTATGGATCGTCCAATACTTTCACCGTAGTCGGACAAAACTCCGTACAAGGCACTAATCCAAGCATCCGATCTAGGGACCTCTTTGTCTCCAAAGCGTAGCTGCCTTGCCTTCAATTCCTCTCGGTGAAATATTGCCGCCTGCCTGTTATCTTCGTTGTCTTCCATTGCCTTTCTAAGGGTTCTAAACGCACTAGATGCGCTCTTGAAATAGGCATTGTCGAATTCAATTTTTTCTGGCAGGCCGTAATCTTTTTTGGGATGTTTTAGAATTGCATCTAGCAGCG is a window from the uncultured Hyphomonas sp. genome containing:
- the dusA gene encoding tRNA dihydrouridine(20/20a) synthase DusA — its product is MQINQIYGFSVAPMMDWTDRHCRAFHRCLSKRALLWTEMVTADAVIHGNRQRLIGFNEAEHPVVLQLGGSDPQKLAEAARIAEGFGYDEVNLNCGCPSDRVQSGAFGACLMAQPDLVADCVAAMKAAVSIPVTVKCRIAIDDLPARETLFTFIDKVSAAGCEVFTVHARKAWLKGLSPKENRDIPPLDYDLVADLKTARPDLTIILNGGIPDIAACAEHLQRFDGVMLGRAAYQTPAILGEVDAILFGQGEVVSPFEAVEAYRPYMAARLEAGDGLHGMTRHMLGLFNGRPGARLWRRTLSERAPREGAGLDVLDAALDAVKDHAPA